From the genome of Desulfovibrio psychrotolerans, one region includes:
- a CDS encoding 30S ribosomal protein S1, whose product METMENNNFDADISFEAALEDYLSSDFGDLDEGSIVKGEVVRVSGDYILVDVNFKSEGQIPAAEFVGPDGTVTIKVGDKVDVFVVRKNEMDGTITLSFDKAKRMQLFDQLEEVQEKETTIKGRIMRRIKGGYTVDLGGVEAFLPGSHVDLRPVPDMDALVNEEFEFRVLKINRRRSNVIVSRRVLLEEERDSKRSELLVNLDEGQIVKGKAKNITEYGVFVDLGGLDGLLHITDMSWKRIRHPKELVSLGQELELKILSFDKENQKVSLGLKQLVSDPWQDITSKFPEGERLNGKVTNLVDYGAFVELEPGVEGLVHISEMSWTRKLRHPSQMVRVGDEVEVVILGVDEDKKRISLGMKQIKPNPWEVVAEKYPEGTVLEGVIKNITEFGMFIGIEDGIDGLIHVSDISWTKKIRHPNEMYNVGDTVQAKVLTVDQENEKFTLGVKQLTEDPWTKVPTNYPVGGIIEGLVTNITDFGLFVEVEEGIEGLVHVSEISQKKVKSPNEMFKEGVTIQAKVIHVSAEERRLGLSIKQLKDEEDRKKPRDFRTGSSEAGQNLGDLLKQKFEEDAAE is encoded by the coding sequence ATGGAAACCATGGAAAATAACAATTTCGACGCTGACATCAGTTTCGAAGCTGCCCTTGAGGACTACCTCAGCTCCGATTTCGGCGATCTGGACGAAGGCTCCATCGTCAAGGGTGAAGTTGTCCGCGTGAGCGGCGACTACATCCTCGTCGATGTGAACTTCAAGTCCGAAGGGCAGATCCCTGCCGCCGAATTCGTCGGTCCCGACGGGACCGTCACCATCAAGGTCGGCGACAAGGTCGACGTCTTTGTCGTTCGCAAGAACGAAATGGACGGCACCATCACCCTCTCCTTCGATAAGGCGAAGCGCATGCAGCTCTTCGACCAGCTCGAAGAAGTTCAAGAAAAAGAGACCACAATCAAGGGCCGCATCATGCGCCGCATCAAGGGCGGATACACGGTGGATCTCGGCGGGGTGGAAGCCTTCCTGCCCGGCTCCCACGTGGACCTGCGCCCCGTGCCGGACATGGATGCCCTTGTTAACGAAGAATTCGAATTCCGCGTTCTCAAGATCAACCGCCGCCGCAGCAACGTCATCGTATCCCGCCGCGTGCTGCTCGAAGAAGAACGCGATTCCAAGCGTTCGGAACTGCTGGTTAATCTCGATGAAGGCCAGATAGTGAAGGGCAAAGCCAAGAACATCACCGAATACGGCGTGTTCGTGGACCTTGGCGGTCTGGACGGCCTGCTGCACATCACCGACATGTCGTGGAAGCGCATCCGTCACCCCAAGGAACTGGTCTCCCTCGGACAGGAACTGGAACTGAAGATCCTCAGCTTCGACAAGGAAAACCAGAAGGTTTCCCTCGGCCTCAAGCAGCTGGTCTCTGACCCGTGGCAGGACATCACCTCCAAGTTCCCCGAAGGCGAACGCCTGAACGGCAAGGTGACCAACCTTGTGGATTACGGCGCGTTCGTGGAGCTGGAACCCGGCGTGGAAGGTCTTGTGCACATTTCTGAAATGTCATGGACCCGTAAGCTGCGTCATCCTTCCCAGATGGTTCGCGTGGGCGATGAAGTGGAAGTCGTCATCCTCGGTGTGGATGAAGACAAGAAGCGCATCTCCCTGGGCATGAAGCAGATCAAGCCCAATCCGTGGGAAGTGGTTGCCGAAAAGTACCCCGAAGGCACCGTGCTGGAAGGCGTTATCAAGAACATCACCGAATTCGGCATGTTCATCGGCATAGAGGACGGCATAGACGGCCTCATCCACGTTTCCGACATCAGCTGGACCAAGAAAATCCGCCACCCCAACGAAATGTACAACGTGGGCGACACGGTACAGGCCAAGGTGCTCACCGTGGATCAGGAGAACGAAAAGTTCACCCTGGGCGTGAAGCAGCTTACCGAAGACCCGTGGACCAAGGTGCCCACCAACTACCCCGTGGGTGGCATCATCGAAGGTCTGGTGACCAACATCACCGACTTCGGCCTGTTCGTGGAAGTGGAAGAAGGCATCGAAGGCCTTGTCCATGTCTCCGAAATCAGCCAGAAGAAGGTCAAGTCTCCGAACGAAATGTTCAAGGAAGGCGTGACCATTCAGGCTAAGGTCATCCATGTCAGCGCAGAAGAGCGCCGCCTCGGCCTCTCCATCAAGCAGCTCAAGGACGAAGAGGATCGCAAGAAGCCCCGCGATTTCCGCACCGGCTCCTCTGAAGCCGGACAGAACCTCGGCGACCTGCTGAAGCAGAAGTTCGAAGAGGATGCAGCCGAATAA
- a CDS encoding efflux RND transporter permease subunit → MKRILEYFAAHPTAANLLMGAFLLMGLLAAPKLLRETFPRFTPTQVQVSVAYPGATAQDAEEAICERVEEALESIADVAEVTCEAREGQATIVAEMVEGGNMDRFLNDVKTEVEAINDFPEKVEDPIISQLNRMDFVMSVAVYGPMSPTDLKAYCEQLKKRLMTATEITQITIAGFSDHQIRIEVPARALMQYGLSVADIASTIASQSVDLPGGTLQTESGDLLIRFMDQRRTIAEFEDLIVVAGSSGAEVRLGDIASITDRFEVDEDKVIFNGQRAGILQINKTENQDALRLVEQAQTVLERERQEAPPGTGIVITRNVSDIVGDRLNMLLENGMQGLVLVFLTMWLFFSFRYAFWVAMGLPVSFLAALYGMQITGMTVNMMTMVGLLLATGLIMDDAIVIAENIAAHIRRGKRPFEAVVDGTAEVAAGVIASFATTVVIFGTLAVFMEGNIGKVLWVMPFVLILALAVSLVEAFLILPHHLAHSLEGMRAERQSRFRQAFDRRFEAFREQVLGRLVDTAVTWRYLFVGAVIALFIVSVGMLAGGRLKFKVFPALEGDQIEARVLLPQGTPLARTEAVAEQLVAAMRELDAEYTPAQPQGLPLVKNIAVYYNKNSDANETGPHVVTVSVDLLASDLRTMRLDELTAKWRERTGTVPDVISMVWKEPVLGPGGMALSFRLIGEDLEQLKAASLDLQHWLSQYTGVVDLQDDLRPGKPELRATLKSGATALGMDAKTISSQLRAAFFGTTATELQYRGESYEVDVRLAPEDKNSLADLDYFHITDKSGNQIPLGNVANLEHGRGWARIARTNGLRTVTVEGDVDSAVANANQIRSDTTRHFMPQLLEKYPGVRTSLQGEAKEGAKTGGSMQTAFLVGIVGVFILLSFQFSSYAEPICVLTAIPMALVGVIWGHLLMGLDLTIPSVMGFISLAGIVVNDSILLVEFLKMRMTEGMEPLRAAPAASRNRLRAVLLTSLTTIAGLAPLLAETSVQAQLLIPLACSIIFGLAMSTVMVLLLVPALYCILDDCGLTVRSRERRRQQRLDAQQAI, encoded by the coding sequence ATGAAGCGCATTCTTGAATACTTTGCCGCGCACCCCACAGCGGCCAACCTGCTCATGGGGGCCTTTCTGCTCATGGGCCTGCTGGCTGCCCCCAAACTGCTGCGGGAAACCTTTCCCCGCTTCACCCCCACACAGGTGCAGGTTTCCGTGGCCTATCCCGGGGCCACCGCGCAGGATGCGGAAGAGGCCATCTGTGAACGGGTGGAAGAGGCGCTGGAATCCATTGCAGACGTGGCAGAAGTCACCTGCGAGGCGCGCGAAGGTCAGGCGACCATCGTGGCGGAAATGGTGGAAGGCGGCAATATGGACCGCTTCCTCAATGACGTGAAAACGGAAGTGGAAGCCATTAACGACTTTCCCGAAAAGGTTGAAGATCCCATCATCTCACAACTCAACCGCATGGATTTTGTCATGTCCGTGGCCGTATACGGCCCCATGTCGCCCACGGACCTGAAGGCGTACTGCGAGCAACTCAAAAAACGGCTCATGACCGCCACGGAGATAACCCAGATAACCATCGCCGGGTTCTCCGATCATCAGATACGCATAGAGGTTCCCGCCCGCGCCCTCATGCAGTACGGCCTTTCGGTGGCGGACATTGCCTCCACCATTGCCTCCCAGAGCGTGGACCTGCCCGGCGGCACCCTGCAGACGGAATCCGGCGACCTTCTCATCCGCTTCATGGACCAGCGCAGAACCATAGCGGAGTTTGAAGACCTCATCGTGGTGGCGGGCAGTTCCGGCGCAGAGGTGCGCCTTGGCGATATCGCCTCCATCACCGACAGGTTCGAGGTGGACGAGGACAAGGTCATCTTCAACGGACAGCGTGCGGGCATCCTGCAAATAAACAAAACAGAAAATCAGGACGCCCTGCGTCTGGTGGAACAGGCACAGACCGTGCTGGAGCGTGAACGGCAGGAAGCACCTCCCGGAACAGGCATCGTCATCACCCGCAACGTCTCGGACATCGTGGGTGACAGGCTGAACATGCTGCTGGAAAACGGCATGCAGGGGCTGGTGCTGGTCTTTCTCACCATGTGGCTCTTCTTCAGCTTCCGGTATGCATTCTGGGTTGCCATGGGTCTGCCTGTCTCCTTTCTTGCCGCGCTCTACGGTATGCAGATCACGGGCATGACAGTAAACATGATGACCATGGTGGGCCTGCTGCTGGCCACGGGCCTCATCATGGACGACGCCATCGTCATTGCGGAGAACATAGCCGCCCACATCCGCCGCGGCAAACGCCCTTTCGAGGCGGTGGTGGACGGCACAGCAGAGGTAGCCGCAGGCGTCATAGCCTCCTTCGCCACCACCGTGGTCATCTTCGGCACACTGGCCGTGTTCATGGAGGGTAATATCGGCAAGGTGCTGTGGGTCATGCCTTTCGTGCTCATTCTCGCGCTGGCCGTCAGTCTGGTGGAAGCCTTCCTCATCCTTCCGCACCACCTCGCGCACTCGCTCGAAGGCATGCGCGCAGAGCGGCAGTCGCGGTTCCGGCAGGCCTTCGACCGGCGGTTCGAAGCCTTCCGCGAACAGGTTCTGGGCCGGTTGGTGGATACGGCCGTGACGTGGCGCTATCTGTTCGTGGGCGCGGTCATCGCCCTGTTCATTGTCAGCGTGGGCATGCTGGCGGGGGGGCGGCTCAAGTTCAAGGTCTTTCCCGCGCTGGAAGGAGACCAGATAGAAGCCCGCGTGCTGCTGCCGCAGGGCACCCCCCTTGCCCGCACAGAAGCCGTAGCGGAACAGCTGGTCGCCGCCATGCGCGAACTGGATGCCGAATACACGCCCGCGCAGCCGCAGGGCCTGCCGCTGGTGAAAAACATAGCCGTTTACTACAACAAGAACTCCGACGCCAACGAAACCGGCCCCCATGTGGTCACCGTTTCCGTGGATCTGCTGGCCTCGGACCTGCGCACCATGCGGCTGGATGAACTCACCGCAAAGTGGCGTGAACGCACGGGCACTGTACCCGACGTCATCTCCATGGTGTGGAAGGAACCCGTGCTTGGCCCCGGCGGCATGGCACTCAGCTTCCGGCTCATCGGCGAAGATCTGGAACAGCTCAAGGCCGCCTCACTGGACCTGCAGCACTGGCTCAGCCAGTATACAGGCGTAGTGGACCTGCAGGACGACCTGCGCCCCGGCAAGCCGGAACTGCGGGCCACCCTGAAAAGCGGAGCCACCGCACTGGGCATGGACGCCAAGACCATCAGTTCCCAGTTGCGTGCCGCCTTCTTCGGCACCACGGCAACGGAGCTGCAATACAGGGGAGAATCCTACGAGGTGGATGTACGCCTTGCGCCGGAAGACAAGAACAGTCTGGCCGACCTGGACTACTTCCACATCACCGACAAGTCAGGCAACCAGATTCCGCTGGGCAACGTGGCCAATCTGGAGCACGGGCGCGGCTGGGCCCGCATTGCGCGCACCAACGGCCTGCGTACCGTCACCGTGGAAGGCGATGTGGACTCCGCCGTAGCCAACGCCAACCAGATACGATCCGACACCACGCGCCACTTTATGCCGCAGTTACTGGAAAAATACCCCGGCGTGCGCACCTCCCTGCAAGGCGAGGCCAAGGAAGGCGCAAAAACAGGCGGTTCCATGCAGACGGCGTTTCTGGTGGGCATTGTGGGGGTATTCATCCTGCTGAGCTTCCAGTTCAGCAGCTATGCCGAACCCATATGCGTGCTCACCGCCATTCCCATGGCCCTTGTGGGAGTCATATGGGGCCACCTGCTCATGGGGCTGGACCTCACCATCCCTTCGGTCATGGGGTTCATCTCACTGGCGGGCATTGTGGTGAACGATTCCATCCTGCTGGTGGAATTCCTCAAAATGCGCATGACAGAGGGCATGGAACCTCTGCGGGCCGCGCCTGCCGCCAGCCGCAACAGGCTGCGGGCGGTGCTGCTCACCTCGCTTACCACCATTGCCGGTCTTGCCCCCCTGCTGGCGGAAACCAGCGTGCAGGCGCAGTTGCTCATCCCGCTGGCGTGCAGCATCATCTTCGGGCTGGCCATGTCCACGGTCATGGTGCTGCTGCTGGTGCCCGCGCTGTACTGCATTCTGGACGACTGCGGCCTTACCGTGCGCTCGCGCGAACGCAGGCGGCAGCAGCGGCTTGACGCGCAGCAGGCCATCTGA
- a CDS encoding two-component system sensor histidine kinase NtrB, whose product MVIKLAQYGSGQESARVFLVAIVGGGKPFGPFAQLVSRPDFAEGFPWIAVAGLAHVPDEVLEEVPGFAGLPRFATHTALFQALPDVNLAIDLSDDGTYMSALRRDAPEGCSVLHGDAAGLIWELLLSEKLCRTCMTDLREAQDLFATLIDQVDEDILLMDTDGRIVDVNRSLVVQRGGTKDDYIGLCCWQLDGGSFCCPPEKGGCTFRETLQTGHKAERIHTKVTEDGKVRFYRIYTYPVFGQDGDINRIIEMRRDITHRTHMEQRLQQAEKMAAIGELSTYIAHEIRNPLFAIGGFANSLLRSASLDEAAREKVDIILKESKRLDAILKTTLNFARPTDASISEVDLNRITSETLELMRIGCDDRGLRFFVNLGESLPKAKGDPDMFKQCLINLVKNAIEAMITGGTLTVTTGMTQTHVFVTVQDTGHGIPDALREKVFSPFFSTKDKGAGLGLAMTKKIVEEMGGFVELVSKEGVGTSITLHLLPVLAVKDADRDFVTDEQILAHVGGEVLTAANGNAANRGAGAGKISTGGAEGKKNGGNGPVPSACPITTEDVHDDHSAGDPEQGKNS is encoded by the coding sequence ATGGTAATCAAACTCGCGCAATATGGCAGCGGGCAGGAAAGTGCAAGGGTGTTTCTGGTGGCTATCGTAGGGGGGGGCAAGCCGTTCGGACCGTTTGCGCAGCTTGTGAGCCGCCCCGATTTTGCTGAAGGATTCCCGTGGATAGCCGTTGCAGGGCTTGCCCATGTGCCGGATGAGGTGCTGGAAGAGGTGCCGGGATTTGCCGGTCTGCCCAGATTTGCGACTCACACGGCCCTATTTCAGGCGCTGCCGGATGTCAACCTTGCCATAGACCTTTCCGATGACGGAACCTACATGAGTGCCCTGCGACGGGATGCCCCGGAAGGGTGTTCCGTGCTGCACGGAGATGCGGCGGGGCTTATATGGGAACTGCTGCTTTCCGAAAAGCTGTGCCGCACCTGCATGACGGATCTGCGGGAGGCGCAGGACCTTTTTGCCACGCTCATTGATCAGGTGGACGAGGATATTCTGCTTATGGACACGGACGGGCGCATTGTGGATGTGAACCGTTCGCTTGTGGTCCAGCGCGGTGGCACGAAAGATGACTACATAGGTCTTTGCTGCTGGCAACTGGACGGCGGCAGTTTTTGTTGTCCGCCTGAAAAGGGGGGCTGTACCTTCCGCGAGACCTTGCAGACCGGGCACAAGGCGGAACGCATACACACCAAGGTGACGGAAGACGGCAAGGTGCGGTTTTACCGCATCTACACCTATCCCGTGTTCGGGCAGGACGGCGACATAAACCGCATTATCGAGATGCGGCGGGATATAACCCACCGCACGCATATGGAACAGCGGCTGCAACAGGCGGAGAAGATGGCCGCCATAGGCGAGCTTTCCACCTACATTGCCCACGAGATACGCAACCCGCTGTTCGCCATAGGCGGATTTGCCAACTCGTTGCTGCGGTCGGCATCGCTGGACGAGGCGGCGCGGGAGAAGGTGGACATCATCCTCAAGGAATCGAAGCGGCTGGACGCCATACTCAAGACCACGCTCAATTTTGCCCGCCCCACAGACGCCTCCATAAGCGAGGTGGACCTGAACCGCATAACATCCGAAACATTGGAGCTTATGCGTATAGGCTGCGACGACAGGGGGTTGCGCTTTTTTGTTAATTTGGGGGAATCGCTGCCCAAGGCCAAAGGCGATCCTGACATGTTCAAGCAGTGTCTCATCAATTTGGTGAAGAACGCCATAGAAGCCATGATCACGGGCGGAACGTTGACTGTGACCACGGGCATGACGCAGACCCATGTGTTTGTGACCGTGCAGGATACCGGGCACGGCATACCGGACGCGCTGCGGGAGAAGGTTTTTTCGCCTTTCTTTTCCACCAAGGACAAGGGAGCCGGTCTGGGACTTGCCATGACCAAGAAGATTGTGGAAGAGATGGGCGGCTTTGTGGAGCTGGTCAGCAAAGAGGGAGTGGGTACCTCCATAACCCTGCATCTGCTTCCGGTGCTGGCGGTGAAGGACGCGGACAGGGATTTTGTGACAGACGAACAGATTTTGGCCCATGTAGGCGGTGAAGTACTAACGGCTGCCAACGGTAATGCAGCAAACCGTGGTGCCGGGGCGGGAAAAATTTCGACCGGCGGAGCGGAAGGGAAGAAGAACGGCGGTAACGGCCCCGTGCCGTCTGCCTGCCCGATAACAACAGAGGATGTGCATGACGACCATAGTGCTGGCGACCCGGAACAAGGGAAAAATAGCTGA
- the rimO gene encoding 30S ribosomal protein S12 methylthiotransferase RimO, with translation MISIYSVSLGCPKNRVDTEWLLGAVPGPVTAVNRPEEADLVLINTCGFIRPAVEESVRTIVQAIDDVDTASKRPLLAVTGCLVGRYGQEGLAAELPEVDLWLTNLDMVRWPVMVAQALGRAPNTNPMRLLSTGPSYAYLKISDGCDHNCAFCTIPSIRGSLASTPAETVERDARHLLAQGVKELVFVAQDVTAYGRETGLKHGLRELLDRILPLEGLARLRLMYLYPAGLTKDFLHYLRDAGSPFVPYFDVPLQHAHPDVLSRMGRPFARNPREVTDRIREVFPHAALRTSFIVGYPGETQEHWEYLRTFIEETRFHHMGVFAYMAEEGTPAADMPDQRPDAEKEWRRDALMEMQAEISEDILSAHEGDRMEILVDAGHEEWPGLHVGRTWFQAPEVDGVTYISGPEVAPGALVEADIVETREYDLVALA, from the coding sequence ATGATAAGCATTTATTCTGTAAGCCTCGGATGTCCCAAGAACAGGGTAGACACGGAATGGCTGCTTGGCGCCGTGCCCGGCCCCGTCACCGCCGTAAACCGTCCCGAAGAGGCTGATCTGGTGCTCATAAACACCTGCGGCTTCATCCGTCCCGCCGTGGAAGAATCGGTACGCACCATCGTGCAGGCCATAGACGATGTGGACACCGCCTCCAAACGTCCCTTGCTGGCCGTCACCGGCTGCCTTGTGGGCCGCTACGGGCAGGAGGGACTGGCTGCGGAACTGCCCGAGGTGGACCTGTGGCTCACCAATCTGGACATGGTCCGCTGGCCTGTCATGGTCGCACAGGCATTGGGCAGGGCACCCAACACAAACCCCATGCGCCTGCTCTCCACCGGTCCCTCATATGCCTACCTGAAAATCAGCGATGGCTGCGACCACAACTGCGCCTTCTGCACCATTCCTTCCATACGGGGCAGTCTTGCCAGCACCCCGGCTGAAACGGTGGAGCGCGATGCGCGGCACCTTCTGGCGCAGGGCGTCAAGGAACTGGTCTTCGTGGCGCAGGACGTAACCGCCTACGGACGCGAAACAGGCCTCAAACACGGCCTGCGGGAACTGCTGGACCGCATTCTGCCGCTGGAAGGCCTGGCCCGCCTGCGCCTCATGTACCTGTACCCCGCCGGGCTGACCAAAGATTTTCTGCACTACCTGCGCGATGCGGGCAGCCCCTTCGTGCCTTACTTCGATGTCCCCCTGCAGCATGCCCACCCCGACGTACTCTCCCGCATGGGCCGCCCCTTTGCGCGCAACCCGCGCGAGGTGACAGACCGCATCCGCGAGGTATTCCCCCACGCGGCCCTGCGCACCAGCTTCATCGTGGGCTACCCCGGAGAAACGCAGGAACACTGGGAATACCTGCGCACGTTCATTGAGGAAACCCGCTTCCACCATATGGGCGTGTTCGCCTACATGGCAGAGGAAGGCACCCCCGCCGCCGACATGCCGGACCAGAGACCGGACGCGGAAAAAGAATGGCGGCGCGATGCACTCATGGAAATGCAGGCGGAGATAAGCGAAGACATCCTCTCCGCCCACGAAGGTGACCGCATGGAGATTCTGGTGGACGCCGGGCACGAAGAATGGCCGGGCCTGCACGTGGGCCGCACGTGGTTTCAGGCACCGGAGGTGGACGGCGTGACCTACATAAGCGGTCCGGAAGTAGCACCCGGTGCCCTTGTGGAAGCCGACATCGTGGAAACCCGCGAATACGATCTCGTGGCGCTGGCCTGA
- the rdgB gene encoding RdgB/HAM1 family non-canonical purine NTP pyrophosphatase has translation MCMTTIVLATRNKGKIAELEHLLAGYGLTVLGLDAFPEIGEIEEDGVTFEENSLKKARTVAELTGHIAVADDSGLEVDALGGAPGVYSARYSDDRPDLPGPSIDDRNNQKLLEALAPVQEAERTGRFRCVMSACAPDGAHIVAEGAWEGRIARDFKGGNGFGYDPLFIDPADGRHSAELPKDEKNRRSHRGKALRALLAQWPDFWRRVNG, from the coding sequence ATGTGCATGACGACCATAGTGCTGGCGACCCGGAACAAGGGAAAAATAGCTGAGCTTGAGCACCTGCTTGCCGGATACGGACTGACCGTGCTGGGGCTGGATGCCTTTCCGGAGATAGGGGAAATTGAGGAGGACGGGGTAACCTTTGAGGAAAATTCGCTGAAAAAGGCGCGTACCGTGGCCGAGCTGACCGGGCATATCGCCGTGGCCGACGATTCCGGTCTGGAGGTGGATGCCCTTGGAGGCGCACCCGGCGTGTATTCTGCCCGGTACAGCGACGACAGGCCCGATCTGCCCGGTCCTTCAATCGATGACCGGAACAACCAGAAGCTGCTGGAGGCTCTTGCCCCTGTGCAGGAGGCAGAGCGCACCGGGCGGTTCCGGTGCGTCATGTCAGCCTGCGCACCGGACGGCGCGCATATTGTGGCCGAAGGCGCGTGGGAGGGGCGTATTGCCCGCGATTTCAAGGGGGGTAACGGATTCGGGTATGACCCGCTGTTCATCGACCCCGCCGACGGCAGGCATTCCGCAGAACTGCCCAAGGACGAGAAGAACAGGCGTTCTCACCGGGGCAAGGCCCTGCGCGCCCTGCTGGCCCAGTGGCCGGATTTTTGGCGCAGGGTGAACGGGTAA